A single Tenacibaculum sp. 190524A02b DNA region contains:
- a CDS encoding ABC transporter ATP-binding protein — MQDQNIVIKLNNMSKSFQVGGKDFLALKNINLSFQVGEFTGLIGPSGSGKTTLLNIIGSLDKPTKGEAIVLNKNITDLSHKQAAELRNQTIGFIFQSYNLLPIYTVYENVEFALILQNKSVAYRKKQVWEVLEQVGLQDLANKRPDKLSGGECQRVAIARAMVKKPKILLADEPTANLDAENAHRIMQTLKALNQNYDTTFIFSTHDEKVMEYLERKIVLRDGVVNSNSVSKIKITNHEISVPISI; from the coding sequence ATGCAAGATCAAAATATAGTAATAAAATTAAATAATATGTCTAAAAGCTTTCAAGTTGGAGGTAAAGACTTTTTAGCATTAAAAAACATCAACCTTAGTTTTCAAGTAGGAGAATTTACAGGGTTAATAGGGCCAAGTGGTTCTGGAAAAACCACCTTACTTAATATTATAGGAAGCTTAGATAAACCAACCAAAGGAGAAGCAATAGTTCTAAATAAAAATATTACAGACTTATCACACAAACAAGCTGCAGAATTACGTAATCAAACTATTGGATTCATATTTCAAAGTTATAATCTATTACCTATATATACAGTATATGAAAATGTAGAATTTGCTTTAATTCTACAAAATAAAAGTGTCGCTTATAGAAAGAAGCAAGTATGGGAAGTATTGGAACAAGTTGGATTACAAGATTTGGCTAATAAAAGACCTGATAAACTTTCTGGTGGAGAATGTCAAAGAGTAGCTATAGCTAGAGCTATGGTCAAAAAGCCTAAAATTTTACTAGCTGATGAACCAACTGCAAATTTAGATGCAGAAAATGCACATAGAATAATGCAAACCCTAAAAGCTCTAAATCAAAATTATGATACAACTTTTATTTTTTCAACACATGATGAAAAGGTAATGGAGTATCTAGAAAGAAAAATAGTTTTGAGAGACGGAGTAGTTAATAGTAATAGTGTAAGTAAAATAAAAATAACAAATCATGAAATTAGCGTTCCAATTAGCATATAA
- a CDS encoding ABC transporter permease gives MKLAFQLAYKNCIKGGLRTWLNAGILSFAFILILFFNGLMDGWNEETKKETIAWEYGEGQIWSKNYDPLDPFTLQNSVTEIPEKLKDVGVPILIQQGSIYPQQRFIPIQLKGIGVNQKAVKIPTDILAKSKAEIPVLIGKRMAKTAQLKINDQVLLRWKDKHGVYDAKQLTIVGVFDTNVGGVDNGQLWMSLKTLQKMTRLDNKATIWIANNKEAKQIVAGLNNWKFVGLKELLKDIEEMVEMKKSSNSIFYLMLLSIALLAIFDTQVLSIFRRQKEIGTYLALGLTKTKVMLIFTLEGVMYSVLAIFLGAVYGIPLLWYLQREGLYIPNSDDLGMAIADRIYPYYTVGLIIQTILLIVVSATIVSYLPARKISKLNPVNALKGKLS, from the coding sequence ATGAAATTAGCGTTCCAATTAGCATATAAAAATTGTATTAAAGGTGGTTTAAGAACATGGTTAAATGCAGGGATACTCTCTTTTGCTTTCATTTTAATTCTTTTTTTTAACGGTTTAATGGATGGATGGAATGAAGAAACCAAAAAAGAAACTATAGCATGGGAATATGGAGAAGGTCAAATTTGGAGTAAAAATTACGATCCTTTAGATCCTTTTACATTGCAGAATTCAGTAACAGAAATACCAGAAAAACTAAAAGACGTAGGTGTTCCAATATTAATTCAACAAGGAAGTATTTACCCACAGCAAAGATTTATCCCCATTCAATTAAAGGGAATAGGTGTAAATCAGAAAGCTGTAAAAATACCAACGGATATATTGGCTAAAAGTAAAGCAGAAATTCCAGTATTAATAGGAAAAAGAATGGCTAAAACTGCACAACTAAAAATAAACGATCAAGTATTACTTAGATGGAAAGATAAACATGGAGTTTACGATGCTAAACAACTTACTATTGTTGGGGTGTTTGATACGAATGTGGGAGGAGTTGATAATGGACAGCTTTGGATGTCTTTAAAAACACTACAAAAAATGACAAGGTTAGATAATAAAGCTACTATTTGGATAGCTAATAATAAAGAAGCGAAACAAATAGTTGCTGGATTGAATAATTGGAAGTTTGTAGGATTGAAAGAATTATTAAAAGATATTGAAGAAATGGTTGAAATGAAGAAATCTAGTAACTCCATTTTTTATTTAATGTTACTATCCATTGCTTTATTAGCAATTTTTGACACACAAGTATTGTCTATTTTCAGAAGACAAAAAGAAATAGGTACGTACTTAGCGTTAGGCTTAACTAAAACTAAAGTAATGCTCATATTTACCTTAGAAGGTGTTATGTATAGTGTTTTAGCTATTTTTCTTGGAGCAGTATATGGTATTCCTTTACTGTGGTACTTACAACGAGAAGGTTTGTATATACCAAATTCAGATGATTTAGGAATGGCTATAGCAGATCGTATTTATCCCTATTATACAGTAGGCTTAATAATACAAACAATACTGTTAATAGTAGTATCCGCAACCATTGTGAGTTATTTACCAGCACGAAAAATATCAAAGTTAAATCCAGTAAATGCACTAAAAGGAAAATTATCATGA
- a CDS encoding ABC transporter permease, whose amino-acid sequence MIQFFLKGIIRDKGRSVLPITIITSGVALTILLSGYIRGVMGDMVEQNANFDTGHVKVMTRAYAKERQQLPNDLAILEVDSLKGILQNKYSTITWVERIKFGGLIDVPDENGETLKQGPISGLAIELNTENPTEINRLHIKKSIVKGALPVNKGEILMGNALFERLALKIGDKVTYLGTTMNGSMTSHNFIVAGTLHFGNSVMDNSSVLIDINEAQLMLDMENASSELLGYFNNALYDDANATNIAASFNANYKQSKDEFAPLMETLKNQNNLAAYIDYTDVYASLFIMLFVIAMSVVLWNTGLLGGLRRFQEFGVRLALGESKTHIYKSLLIEAFLIGIIGSFIGTISGIAMTVYLQIYGIDITPYLKRTSMMMPSIVRAKFTTDLLYIGFIPGVLAIMLGNILSGLVIYKRKTAELFKELEV is encoded by the coding sequence ATGATACAATTTTTTCTAAAAGGAATAATAAGAGATAAAGGAAGAAGTGTACTTCCAATAACCATTATAACTTCAGGAGTAGCATTAACCATATTATTAAGTGGTTATATACGAGGAGTAATGGGAGATATGGTAGAACAAAATGCAAATTTTGACACAGGTCATGTAAAAGTAATGACTAGAGCATATGCAAAAGAAAGACAACAATTGCCAAATGATCTAGCTATTTTAGAAGTAGACTCTTTAAAAGGAATATTACAAAATAAATATTCAACCATAACCTGGGTAGAAAGAATAAAGTTTGGAGGACTGATAGATGTACCTGATGAAAATGGAGAAACCTTAAAGCAAGGGCCTATATCTGGCTTGGCAATTGAGTTGAATACAGAGAATCCTACAGAAATAAATAGGTTACATATTAAAAAATCTATAGTAAAAGGTGCATTACCAGTAAACAAAGGAGAGATTCTTATGGGGAATGCTTTATTTGAGAGATTAGCTTTAAAAATAGGTGATAAAGTAACATATTTGGGAACAACAATGAATGGCAGTATGACCTCACATAACTTTATTGTTGCTGGAACACTTCACTTTGGTAATAGTGTTATGGATAATAGTAGTGTTTTGATAGATATTAATGAGGCTCAATTAATGTTAGATATGGAAAATGCTTCAAGTGAACTTTTAGGGTATTTTAATAATGCGTTATATGATGATGCTAATGCTACTAATATAGCAGCAAGTTTTAATGCAAACTATAAACAATCTAAAGATGAGTTTGCGCCTTTAATGGAAACTTTAAAAAATCAAAACAATTTAGCAGCTTACATAGATTATACAGACGTATACGCGAGTTTGTTTATCATGCTATTTGTCATAGCAATGTCTGTAGTACTATGGAATACGGGATTGCTTGGAGGATTAAGAAGATTTCAAGAATTTGGAGTACGATTGGCTTTAGGAGAAAGTAAAACCCATATATATAAATCGTTATTAATAGAAGCATTTTTAATAGGTATAATAGGTTCGTTTATAGGAACTATAAGCGGAATAGCAATGACCGTTTATTTACAGATTTACGGAATTGACATTACGCCATATTTAAAAAGAACTTCTATGATGATGCCATCAATAGTAAGAGCAAAGTTTACAACTGATTTACTTTATATAGGATTTATACCAGGAGTACTAGCGATCATGTTAGGCAATATTCTATCAGGTTTGGTAATCTATAAAAGAAAAACAGCCGAACTATTTAAAGAGTTAGAAGTTTAA
- a CDS encoding outer membrane lipoprotein-sorting protein gives MKKIISILILIITLPIAGQNKAITASQILTKVDGNLVSKQRIIQSQMIIYGKRKNRTIVSKGYSKGNEKSFIEYLQPKRERGTKMLKLKNRLWIYSPSSDRTIQLSGHLLRQSVMGSDLSYEDVSSNEKYSVLYHSKLIGEEAFKERKTWVIELVAKNDEVNYQKRKLWVDQERFIPLKEEMYAKSGQKLKEIKVLDVMKIKSKWYPKVTNYKDVLKDGKGTDFIIDTMDLEANISEDIFNKASLKK, from the coding sequence ATGAAGAAAATAATAAGCATATTAATTTTAATTATAACACTACCAATTGCAGGGCAAAATAAAGCAATAACAGCATCACAAATATTAACAAAAGTAGATGGTAACTTAGTATCTAAGCAACGTATCATACAATCCCAAATGATTATTTATGGAAAAAGAAAAAACAGAACCATAGTCTCTAAAGGATATTCAAAAGGAAATGAAAAATCATTTATAGAGTACCTTCAGCCTAAAAGAGAAAGAGGTACAAAGATGTTAAAGTTAAAAAACCGTTTATGGATATACTCACCTTCATCTGATAGAACCATACAATTGTCAGGGCATTTATTAAGACAATCGGTAATGGGATCGGATTTATCTTATGAAGATGTTTCTAGCAATGAAAAATATAGTGTTTTATATCATTCAAAATTAATAGGTGAAGAAGCCTTTAAGGAAAGAAAGACATGGGTAATTGAGTTAGTAGCCAAAAACGATGAGGTGAACTATCAAAAAAGAAAATTATGGGTAGATCAAGAAAGATTTATTCCTTTAAAAGAAGAAATGTATGCCAAAAGTGGACAAAAGCTTAAAGAGATAAAGGTACTAGATGTAATGAAAATAAAGAGCAAATGGTACCCTAAAGTAACCAATTATAAAGACGTTTTAAAAGATGGAAAGGGAACAGATTTTATTATTGATACAATGGATCTAGAGGCAAATATATCAGAAGATATTTTTAACAAAGCATCATTAAAAAAGTAA
- a CDS encoding thioesterase II family protein encodes MRIIAFPFAGGNSYSFKFLEEALAKNKITIEAVEYPGRGNKISEPLTSNIGEIIKKVIPQVLQKVMSLKENEPYMLYGHSMGGLIAYLTAIELAKTKLPKPKCLVVSGKSAPAVKYNRGISKMTSEDFWNTMKKVGGTPDELLNNEILKEFYEPIIKSDYKAVEDYEYKQERKLKYPIDVFYGRDDIFPLEQMLPWVQETTEDIKTYELSGGHFFIYDHVPLLVEHFTSVFKSKDELIANS; translated from the coding sequence ATGAGGATAATAGCATTTCCATTTGCAGGAGGTAATAGCTATTCTTTTAAGTTTTTAGAAGAAGCGCTTGCAAAAAATAAAATAACCATTGAAGCAGTAGAATATCCTGGGCGAGGAAATAAAATTTCAGAGCCATTAACAAGTAATATAGGAGAGATTATAAAGAAAGTGATTCCTCAAGTACTACAAAAAGTAATGAGTTTAAAAGAGAATGAACCCTATATGCTATATGGACATAGTATGGGAGGTTTAATAGCATATTTAACAGCAATTGAATTAGCAAAAACAAAATTACCTAAACCTAAGTGTTTAGTAGTTTCAGGAAAAAGTGCTCCTGCTGTAAAATATAATAGAGGTATAAGTAAAATGACAAGTGAAGATTTTTGGAATACCATGAAAAAGGTAGGAGGAACACCTGACGAGTTATTAAATAATGAAATTCTAAAAGAATTTTATGAACCAATTATAAAGTCAGATTATAAGGCAGTGGAGGATTATGAATACAAGCAAGAAAGAAAGTTGAAATATCCTATTGATGTATTTTATGGAAGAGATGATATTTTTCCTTTGGAACAAATGTTACCATGGGTACAAGAAACTACAGAAGATATTAAGACATACGAACTGTCTGGTGGGCATTTTTTCATTTATGATCATGTGCCTTTATTAGTAGAGCATTTTACATCTGTTTTTAAATCTAAAGATGAATTAATAGCTAATAGTTAA
- a CDS encoding NUDIX hydrolase: MTFFFYYMDELIDIVDEQGNYTGKTCLKSEAHKFGYFHPTIHVWLYTNTNKILLQQRALSKKVFPGLWDISVAGHIAAGEKIEIAAIREIEEEIGFTIDIDALHKIGTRKHQVNHSNGIIDNEFHHVFIAELTVPLSELVLQESEVTDIKLFELETIINTQNLNNILLPQYHDYYSFVYEHIKGKLT; this comes from the coding sequence ATGACGTTTTTCTTTTATTATATGGATGAACTAATAGATATTGTTGACGAACAGGGAAACTATACAGGAAAAACGTGTTTAAAATCTGAAGCTCATAAGTTTGGCTACTTCCACCCTACTATACATGTTTGGTTATATACCAATACTAACAAAATTCTATTACAACAAAGAGCTTTATCTAAAAAGGTATTTCCTGGTTTATGGGATATTTCCGTTGCTGGACATATAGCTGCGGGAGAAAAAATAGAAATAGCTGCAATTAGAGAAATTGAAGAAGAGATAGGTTTCACAATTGATATTGATGCCTTACATAAAATTGGTACCAGAAAACATCAGGTAAATCATTCTAATGGGATAATTGACAATGAGTTTCATCATGTTTTTATTGCTGAACTTACTGTACCTCTCAGTGAATTAGTACTTCAAGAAAGTGAGGTTACTGATATTAAATTATTTGAGCTAGAAACTATTATAAATACTCAGAACTTAAATAATATTTTATTGCCTCAATATCATGATTACTATTCTTTTGTTTATGAACATATAAAAGGTAAATTAACTTAA
- a CDS encoding M42 family metallopeptidase: MADTSILNQKSLDFLEKYLNNPAPTGYEWESQKIWMDYLKPYVDEFITDTYGSAVGVINPEAKYKVVIEGHSDEISWYVNYISDNGLIYVIRNGGSDHQIAPSKIVNIHTKKGIVKGVFGWPAIHTRDKGNEEPPKLDNIFIDCGCTTKEEVEKLGVHVGCVITYPDTFHILNKDKFVCRALDNRMGGFMIAEVARLLKENNKTLPFGLYITNSVQEEIGLRGAEMITQTIKPDVAIVTDVTHDTTTPMIDKKKEGHLEIGKGPVVAYAPAVQQKLRDLIIEAAEANNIPFQRSALSRATGTDTDAFAYSNGGVASALISLPLRYMHTTVEMVHREDVENVIKMIYESLLKIEDGETFSYFK; this comes from the coding sequence ATGGCTGATACATCAATCTTAAATCAAAAGTCTTTAGACTTTCTTGAAAAATATCTTAATAACCCTGCTCCTACTGGCTACGAATGGGAAAGCCAAAAAATCTGGATGGATTATTTAAAACCTTATGTAGATGAATTTATTACTGACACCTATGGTAGTGCCGTTGGTGTTATAAACCCTGAAGCTAAGTATAAGGTTGTTATTGAAGGACATTCTGATGAAATATCATGGTATGTTAACTATATTTCTGATAATGGGTTAATTTATGTTATTAGAAATGGTGGTAGTGATCATCAAATAGCGCCAAGTAAAATTGTAAATATTCATACTAAAAAAGGTATTGTTAAAGGTGTATTTGGTTGGCCTGCAATTCATACTCGTGATAAAGGAAATGAAGAGCCTCCTAAATTAGATAATATTTTTATTGATTGTGGTTGTACTACTAAAGAAGAAGTTGAAAAATTAGGTGTTCATGTAGGTTGTGTTATTACCTACCCAGACACATTTCACATTTTAAATAAAGACAAGTTTGTTTGTAGAGCTCTTGATAATAGAATGGGCGGTTTTATGATTGCGGAAGTAGCTCGTTTATTAAAAGAGAATAATAAAACACTTCCTTTTGGATTATACATTACCAACTCTGTTCAAGAAGAAATTGGGCTTAGAGGTGCGGAAATGATTACACAAACAATTAAACCAGATGTTGCTATTGTTACTGATGTTACGCATGACACTACTACTCCAATGATTGATAAGAAAAAAGAAGGTCATTTGGAAATAGGAAAAGGACCAGTAGTAGCTTATGCTCCTGCTGTACAACAAAAGCTTCGTGATTTAATTATTGAGGCTGCTGAGGCTAATAATATTCCTTTCCAACGTTCTGCTTTATCAAGGGCTACAGGGACTGATACAGATGCTTTTGCTTATAGTAATGGTGGGGTTGCTTCTGCTTTAATTTCTTTACCTTTACGTTATATGCATACTACCGTTGAAATGGTCCATAGAGAGGATGTAGAGAACGTTATTAAAATGATTTACGAAAGTTTACTTAAAATTGAAGACGGAGAAACTTTTTCTTACTTCAAATAA
- a CDS encoding lysophospholipid acyltransferase family protein, producing the protein MPLFKRNPFGHILYIKKWLIRILGIISHGRYRRFNELKIEGSEIIRQLPEQNVLFISNHQTYFADVAAMFHVFNAALKGRVDNIKNIGYIWHPKLNVYYIAAGETMRSGLLPKIFAYTGSVSIDRTWRSAGKNVNRQVKMSDISNIGKALDDGWVVTFPQGTTTAFKPIRRGTAHIIKTFKPVVVPIVIDGFRRSFDKKGLQIKKRNVLQSMVIKDPLDIDYENESIESIVEKIEYAIEQHPSFLKVMTPEQIKEQEELNEKRKFWS; encoded by the coding sequence ATGCCCTTATTTAAAAGGAATCCTTTTGGACATATACTTTATATAAAAAAATGGTTAATACGTATTTTAGGAATTATATCTCACGGTCGTTACCGTAGGTTTAATGAGCTTAAAATTGAAGGTTCTGAGATTATAAGACAACTTCCTGAACAAAACGTTTTATTTATATCAAATCATCAAACTTATTTTGCAGATGTTGCTGCAATGTTTCATGTGTTTAATGCTGCTTTAAAAGGAAGAGTAGATAATATTAAAAATATAGGCTACATATGGCATCCCAAATTAAACGTATATTACATTGCTGCCGGAGAAACCATGCGTTCTGGTTTATTACCTAAAATCTTTGCATACACTGGTTCTGTTTCTATTGATAGAACTTGGAGAAGTGCTGGAAAGAATGTAAATAGACAAGTAAAAATGTCTGATATTTCCAATATTGGAAAAGCTTTAGATGATGGTTGGGTTGTTACATTTCCGCAAGGAACTACTACCGCTTTTAAACCTATAAGAAGAGGAACAGCTCATATTATAAAAACATTTAAGCCTGTGGTTGTTCCTATAGTTATAGATGGCTTTAGACGTTCATTTGATAAAAAAGGATTGCAAATTAAAAAACGTAATGTTTTACAATCAATGGTTATTAAAGATCCATTGGATATTGATTATGAAAACGAGAGCATTGAAAGTATTGTTGAGAAAATTGAATATGCTATTGAACAGCACCCTTCTTTCCTAAAAGTAATGACTCCTGAACAAATTAAAGAACAAGAAGAATTAAACGAAAAACGTAAGTTTTGGAGTTAA
- a CDS encoding CoA pyrophosphatase, giving the protein MIFSDFINQNDTLKHKPLGGLSSQFKLAPKLRKQFSEKMIANKNPRKAAVLALFYPDENNKTNILLTQRASYNGAHSAQISFPGGKVDLKDENLKDTALRETYEEVGVKPSDICIIRQLSDTYIPPSNFLVAPFIGYANTKLTFTPNEEVATIIEVTLDDLLDDSNITEIEMETSYMKNISVPCFKLNGYTVWGATAMMLSEIKDLIK; this is encoded by the coding sequence ATGATTTTCTCCGATTTTATTAATCAAAACGATACTTTAAAACATAAACCTTTAGGAGGCTTATCTTCACAATTTAAACTAGCTCCTAAACTTAGAAAGCAATTTTCTGAAAAAATGATAGCTAATAAAAACCCCAGAAAGGCAGCTGTATTAGCATTGTTTTATCCTGATGAAAATAATAAGACTAACATATTATTAACCCAAAGAGCTAGTTATAATGGTGCCCATTCAGCACAAATAAGCTTTCCTGGCGGTAAAGTAGACCTAAAAGATGAAAACCTTAAAGATACAGCGTTAAGGGAAACCTATGAAGAAGTAGGAGTTAAACCTTCAGATATATGTATTATCAGACAATTATCTGACACATATATACCACCTAGCAATTTTTTAGTAGCTCCTTTTATTGGTTATGCTAATACTAAGCTCACTTTTACTCCAAATGAAGAGGTAGCAACTATAATTGAGGTTACATTAGATGATTTATTAGATGATTCAAATATTACTGAAATTGAAATGGAAACTTCTTACATGAAAAACATATCAGTACCTTGCTTTAAATTAAACGGTTACACAGTTTGGGGAGCTACAGCTATGATGCTTTCCGAAATTAAAGATTTAATTAAATAG
- a CDS encoding SPOR domain-containing protein, with product MPFIEEEKYQQLQKSIEDANLKVEQAELKVEETELEVEELEESFNNLKQKSRTINIVLIILLLIAAAVIYLFKSGTFSSNSTPKIDVATIKAKEAQRVIDSIQRLQADSFSQEEYPEENLDDNIQNISDNTKGQTVYSVQIGAFSTKKYPLLSSKIIAGTSSYRNEYYKYSVGLFSTVKEARSLRNELVRIGFEDAFIASYKNGKRKQIHD from the coding sequence ATGCCATTTATCGAGGAGGAAAAGTATCAACAATTACAAAAAAGTATTGAAGATGCTAACCTAAAAGTAGAACAAGCTGAGTTAAAAGTAGAAGAAACTGAACTAGAAGTTGAAGAGCTAGAAGAAAGCTTTAATAATTTAAAACAAAAAAGCAGAACTATAAATATTGTATTAATTATATTATTACTTATTGCTGCTGCCGTTATTTATTTATTTAAAAGTGGAACATTTTCTAGTAACAGTACTCCTAAAATAGATGTTGCAACTATAAAAGCTAAAGAAGCACAAAGAGTTATTGATAGTATACAAAGATTGCAAGCAGATAGTTTTAGTCAAGAAGAATACCCTGAGGAAAACCTTGATGATAATATCCAAAACATCTCTGATAACACCAAAGGACAAACTGTTTACTCTGTTCAAATAGGTGCATTTAGCACAAAAAAGTACCCTTTATTATCAAGTAAAATTATTGCTGGAACTTCATCATATAGAAACGAATATTACAAATACTCTGTAGGTTTATTTTCTACAGTAAAAGAAGCTAGAAGTCTAAGAAACGAATTAGTACGAATTGGTTTTGAAGATGCTTTTATTGCTTCTTATAAAAATGGTAAACGAAAACAAATTCACGATTAA
- a CDS encoding FdhF/YdeP family oxidoreductase: MSTKKTNAQPPENLTGIKLTKVPEKAVGTTAIKSALNHVFTETGIGKGIGLLKNLNQVYGFDCPGCAWPDPDEKRAFLAEYCENGAKAVAEEATKNRVSPIFFASHSVEELSTLSDYEIGKSGRITHPMILKEGATHYEEVSWKEAFNVIGEELNNLDSPDEAIFYTSGRTSNEAAYLYQLFVRQFGTNNLPDCSNMCHESSGSALSETLGIGKGSVTLDDFDHADLVIVIGQNPGTNHPRMLSALGETKKNGGKIITINPLPEVGLMNYVDPQNPLKWFGKGQKLTDLFLQVKINGDVALLKIILKLMKQKEEEQPNSVFDHQFIKEKTKGLDDFLADLDNYSIEELLPQTGLALPEIKKALELIVNNDKIIICWAMGLTQHKNGVDNIREVVNLLLLKGSIGKKGAGTCPVRGHSNVQGDRTMGIWEKPKEKFLQALEKEFDFTAPRAHGYDVVEAIKAMYNQKAKVFIGMGGNFVSATPDTEYTAEALRNCNLTVHVSTKLNRSHLIHGKKALILPCLGRSEKDIQQNEEQFVTVENSMGVVHQSSGHLTPISEHLLSEPAIVAGIAEATLKNSTVKWSELISNYDLIRNKIEATINGFDDYNDRVRKKGGFYLPNNARANDFSPTTTGKANFSINKPSDITLETDQFLLMTIRTHDQYNTTIYGLNDRYRGVLNERRVIFMNPNDMKKLKLSKLDKVDLISHFEGEKRVVRKFLVIPFSIPEQCTATYFPEANALVPINSTARISNTPASKTVIITIEKHS, translated from the coding sequence ATGAGTACTAAAAAAACCAATGCACAGCCTCCTGAAAATTTAACAGGAATAAAGTTAACAAAAGTTCCAGAAAAAGCCGTAGGTACTACAGCTATAAAATCTGCTTTAAATCATGTATTTACAGAAACTGGTATTGGCAAAGGAATTGGGTTACTTAAAAACTTAAATCAAGTTTATGGTTTTGATTGTCCAGGTTGCGCATGGCCCGACCCAGATGAAAAGAGAGCTTTCTTAGCAGAGTATTGTGAAAATGGTGCTAAAGCGGTTGCAGAAGAAGCTACTAAAAATAGGGTTTCACCTATATTTTTTGCTTCGCATTCTGTTGAAGAGTTATCTACTTTATCTGACTATGAAATTGGTAAAAGTGGACGTATTACACACCCAATGATTTTAAAAGAAGGAGCTACTCATTATGAAGAGGTTTCTTGGAAAGAAGCTTTTAATGTTATTGGCGAAGAGCTTAATAATTTAGATTCTCCCGATGAAGCGATTTTTTATACTTCTGGAAGAACCAGTAATGAAGCTGCATACTTGTATCAGTTATTTGTTCGTCAATTTGGTACTAATAATCTACCTGATTGCTCTAATATGTGTCATGAAAGTAGTGGTAGTGCTCTATCTGAAACCTTAGGTATTGGTAAAGGTTCTGTAACACTTGATGATTTTGACCATGCTGATTTGGTTATTGTTATTGGACAAAACCCTGGAACTAATCATCCAAGAATGTTATCTGCCTTAGGTGAAACTAAGAAAAATGGAGGTAAAATAATTACAATTAACCCACTTCCTGAAGTAGGTTTAATGAATTATGTAGATCCTCAGAACCCTTTGAAGTGGTTTGGTAAAGGACAAAAGCTAACTGATTTATTCTTACAAGTGAAGATTAATGGAGATGTTGCTCTTTTAAAAATCATTTTAAAACTAATGAAACAAAAAGAGGAAGAGCAACCTAATTCTGTTTTTGATCATCAGTTTATTAAAGAAAAAACTAAAGGTCTTGATGATTTTTTAGCAGATTTAGATAATTATAGTATTGAAGAGTTACTTCCTCAAACAGGTTTGGCGCTACCAGAAATAAAAAAAGCTTTAGAACTTATAGTTAATAACGATAAGATAATTATTTGTTGGGCTATGGGACTAACGCAACATAAAAATGGGGTTGATAATATTAGAGAAGTTGTTAATCTTTTATTATTAAAAGGAAGTATCGGAAAAAAAGGAGCAGGTACATGCCCAGTTAGAGGTCATTCTAATGTTCAAGGTGATAGGACAATGGGAATTTGGGAAAAACCTAAAGAAAAGTTTCTTCAAGCACTTGAAAAGGAATTTGATTTTACAGCCCCACGTGCACATGGCTACGATGTTGTTGAAGCTATTAAAGCCATGTATAATCAAAAAGCTAAAGTATTTATAGGTATGGGAGGTAATTTTGTTTCTGCTACACCAGATACTGAATATACAGCTGAAGCATTACGTAATTGTAATTTAACGGTTCATGTATCAACCAAATTAAATAGGAGTCATTTAATTCATGGTAAGAAAGCCTTAATTTTACCTTGCTTAGGTCGTTCTGAAAAAGATATACAACAAAATGAGGAGCAATTTGTTACCGTAGAGAACTCTATGGGAGTTGTTCATCAATCAAGTGGACATTTAACTCCAATATCTGAGCATTTATTAAGTGAACCAGCTATTGTTGCAGGAATTGCAGAAGCTACTTTAAAAAACTCAACTGTTAAATGGTCTGAATTAATTAGTAATTATGACTTAATCAGAAATAAAATAGAAGCTACTATCAATGGTTTTGATGACTATAATGATAGAGTTCGTAAAAAAGGAGGTTTTTATTTACCCAATAACGCAAGAGCTAATGACTTCTCTCCTACTACAACTGGAAAAGCTAATTTTTCTATCAATAAACCATCTGATATTACTCTTGAAACAGATCAGTTTTTATTAATGACTATTCGTACTCATGACCAATACAACACTACTATATATGGATTAAATGATAGGTATAGAGGTGTTTTAAACGAACGTAGAGTAATTTTCATGAATCCAAATGATATGAAAAAGCTAAAACTTTCAAAATTAGACAAAGTAGATTTAATTAGTCACTTTGAGGGTGAAAAAAGAGTTGTAAGAAAATTCTTGGTTATTCCTTTTAGCATTCCAGAACAATGTACTGCTACTTATTTTCCTGAAGCAAATGCTTTAGTTCCTATTAATAGTACAGCTAGAATTAGTAATACTCCAGCTTCTAAAACAGTCATAATCACTATAGAAAAACATTCTTAA